Proteins encoded in a region of the Paramagnetospirillum magneticum AMB-1 genome:
- a CDS encoding acyl-CoA thioesterase: MSESIEISGAPRGRLSTRAIAMPADTNPFGHVFGGWLMSQMDLAGGTHSYRRARGHTPTVAVEGMEFHQPVYVGDEVSCYTEILRVGRTSLSVRVEAWVRRHGGSDALVKVTSAVFTYVAVDDQGKKRPVPPEE; this comes from the coding sequence ATGAGCGAGAGCATTGAAATCAGCGGGGCGCCGCGCGGCCGCCTGTCCACCCGGGCCATCGCCATGCCCGCCGACACCAATCCTTTCGGCCATGTGTTCGGCGGCTGGCTGATGAGCCAGATGGACCTGGCGGGCGGCACCCATTCCTATCGCCGGGCGCGGGGCCACACCCCCACCGTGGCGGTGGAGGGCATGGAATTCCACCAGCCTGTCTATGTGGGCGACGAGGTCAGCTGCTACACCGAGATCCTGCGGGTGGGGCGGACCTCGCTGTCGGTGCGGGTCGAGGCCTGGGTGCGCCGCCATGGCGGCAGCGATGCCCTGGTCAAGGTGACCAGCGCGGTCTTCACCTATGTGGCGGTGGACGACCAGGGCAAGAAGCGGCCGGTTCCCCCGGAAGAGTGA
- a CDS encoding membrane lipoprotein lipid attachment site-containing protein, protein MKKIILVAGTVLLLAGCSGRWEPFGGFTDPVCMPDGSVSFYQQPDDKGQLGTPRATKENCPWNKAK, encoded by the coding sequence ATGAAGAAGATTATTCTGGTTGCGGGGACCGTTCTGCTGCTGGCCGGCTGCTCGGGCCGCTGGGAGCCCTTCGGCGGCTTCACCGATCCGGTGTGCATGCCCGATGGCTCGGTGTCGTTCTACCAGCAGCCCGACGACAAGGGCCAGCTCGGCACGCCGCGCGCCACCAAGGAAAACTGCCCCTGGAACAAGGCCAAGTAG
- a CDS encoding STAS domain-containing protein → MQYSIARNGQAVTVALQGQLNFAANDIFAGLLRDLDGVEAKQVVFDLSGLSHIDSVGLGLLYIAREDLDGVGAVMSLAKPQGGVKRLLELTEAGETFRITD, encoded by the coding sequence ATGCAATACAGCATCGCCAGGAATGGTCAGGCCGTCACCGTCGCTCTTCAGGGGCAGCTGAACTTCGCCGCCAACGACATCTTCGCCGGCCTGTTGCGCGACCTGGACGGGGTCGAGGCAAAGCAGGTGGTGTTCGACCTGTCGGGCCTCAGCCACATCGATTCGGTGGGGCTGGGGCTGCTCTACATCGCCCGGGAAGACTTGGACGGGGTCGGGGCGGTCATGAGCCTGGCCAAGCCCCAGGGCGGGGTGAAGCGCCTGCTGGAACTGACCGAGGCCGGTGAAACCTTCCGGATCACCGACTGA
- a CDS encoding YgaP family membrane protein, producing the protein MNKNVGGIDRILRIVVGLVLIGLTLTGIIGLWGWIGVVPLATAAIGWCPAYLPFGIKTCKMN; encoded by the coding sequence ATGAACAAGAACGTCGGCGGCATCGACCGCATCCTGCGCATCGTGGTCGGCCTGGTCCTGATCGGCCTGACCCTGACGGGCATCATCGGCCTGTGGGGCTGGATCGGCGTGGTGCCGCTGGCCACCGCCGCCATCGGCTGGTGCCCGGCCTATCTGCCCTTCGGCATCAAGACCTGCAAGATGAACTGA
- a CDS encoding adenylate/guanylate cyclase domain-containing protein: MAELAEALELVRGKKLVASADAETYTSLAGVFREAWLASGLRGDLEHCRELFLRAFHISNASRDGIDAAVTSWLLGDHDGARELARRVRDRVSHAETDLSLSPEERYQLLVTVAEAHLLLGEVQDALASFAWASTLEGIHYGSTVAALKQLALLQEGGLVVPEAVFDIIKPPTVAVFTGHPLDRPGEGPHFPPELEAAVRAEIAKSLDELGAQVGYSMAACGSDLLFIEAMLERGAEVNVVMPYAIDDFIAENVRYGGSRWEMRFRNALKLANTVTYATEERYLGHGMLYRFANQCLHGLATLRANFLRTAPYLLAVWDMMPGSLVGGAADFIDQWEDISRLRIIDLDGLLQQFPDLAGDYIPAMPDLDGDGDEEKGEGRVIRSMMFCDIAGYSKLKEEHTPVFLDFLRIISEGMAGLEHQPLAINTWGDAIFAVMDKASPMAEYAQTLQEMVLKADEELADRLPHPLNLRISLHAGPVFQAVDPICGRQNFYGSHINRAARLEPVTVIGHVYATQQFVAVLTAEQSAMRSEAQNRGEDFAERFACEYVGVLSLAKDFGKQTVYHLRRRVSSEVMASPAVEEEPQSPEPNLQALLSSELLAVMRAIPAEDEPAPAEEGPPVVEDEPPVAEDEPLVVEDEPLVVEDEPPVAEDEPLVVEDEPPVAEDEPLVVEDEPPVVEDEPLVVEDEPPVAEDEPPVVEDEPPVVEDEPPVTEDEPPVAEDESPIVEEEPSVVEDEQDHLDDQPSVPFSEGTLSDDDMAAILDMAEVAELGEDEEPAPAAPADLGELGSTILSDDDMAVLLDDASALVQEGTLSDDDLAAILSMGEVADLGDDEEPAPCAPAQLGDLGSTILSDADIAALLEEAGPDEEESAVEPPAGEEAEGTLSDEDLAGILAMGDPEDQVEEDLHPPGAELTSTILSDADLTALLAEATEEEEFDAQLVADETVPKPDFSFHAAMSDDDIAALLEESEEGEGEEGAPSAADLPALGSAMGFSDDDLAALSEQAVPCAPDGPPPSLFDLGGAMSDDEIAALLEENNEEPLPEEDLPEIGAGAGFSEDDMRALLAEAEEAPAESSDAELAEVAAAVEAAMAKLEAEDGDDIALAPPRPKPAPTLRPFTGKVEISLAPPKREG; this comes from the coding sequence ATGGCCGAACTGGCCGAGGCGCTGGAACTGGTGCGCGGCAAGAAGCTGGTGGCCAGCGCCGATGCCGAGACCTACACCTCCCTGGCCGGGGTGTTCCGCGAGGCCTGGCTGGCCTCGGGGCTGCGGGGCGATCTCGAACATTGCCGCGAGCTGTTCCTGCGCGCCTTCCACATCAGCAACGCGTCCCGCGACGGCATCGACGCGGCGGTGACCTCGTGGCTGCTGGGCGATCACGACGGCGCCCGCGAACTGGCGCGCCGGGTCCGCGACCGGGTGTCCCACGCCGAGACCGACCTGTCGCTGTCGCCGGAAGAGCGCTACCAATTGCTGGTCACCGTGGCCGAGGCGCATCTGCTGTTGGGCGAGGTGCAGGACGCCCTGGCCTCCTTCGCCTGGGCCAGCACCCTGGAAGGCATCCATTACGGCAGCACGGTGGCGGCGCTCAAGCAGCTGGCCCTGCTGCAGGAAGGCGGTCTGGTCGTTCCCGAGGCGGTGTTCGACATCATCAAGCCGCCGACCGTGGCGGTGTTCACCGGCCATCCCCTCGACCGTCCGGGCGAGGGGCCGCACTTCCCGCCCGAGCTGGAGGCGGCGGTGCGGGCCGAGATCGCCAAGTCCCTGGATGAGCTGGGCGCCCAGGTGGGCTATTCCATGGCCGCCTGCGGCTCGGACCTGCTGTTCATCGAGGCCATGCTGGAGCGCGGCGCCGAGGTCAACGTGGTGATGCCCTACGCCATCGACGATTTCATCGCCGAGAATGTGCGCTATGGCGGCTCGCGCTGGGAAATGCGCTTTCGCAACGCCCTGAAGCTGGCCAATACCGTGACCTATGCCACCGAGGAGCGCTATCTCGGCCACGGCATGCTGTACCGCTTCGCCAATCAGTGCCTGCACGGCCTGGCGACCCTGCGGGCCAATTTCCTGCGCACGGCGCCCTATCTGCTGGCGGTGTGGGACATGATGCCCGGCTCGCTGGTGGGCGGCGCCGCCGATTTCATCGACCAGTGGGAGGATATCTCCCGCCTGCGCATCATCGATCTCGACGGATTGCTGCAGCAATTTCCCGATCTGGCCGGGGACTACATCCCCGCCATGCCCGACCTGGATGGCGACGGGGACGAGGAAAAGGGCGAAGGCCGCGTCATCCGCTCCATGATGTTCTGCGACATCGCCGGCTATTCCAAGCTGAAGGAGGAACACACCCCGGTGTTCCTCGACTTCCTGCGCATCATATCCGAGGGCATGGCTGGGCTGGAACATCAGCCCCTGGCCATCAACACCTGGGGCGACGCCATCTTCGCGGTGATGGACAAGGCCTCGCCCATGGCCGAATACGCCCAGACCCTGCAGGAGATGGTGCTGAAGGCCGACGAGGAGCTGGCCGACCGCCTGCCCCATCCGCTGAACCTGCGCATTTCCCTGCATGCCGGTCCGGTGTTCCAGGCGGTCGACCCCATCTGCGGCCGGCAGAACTTCTACGGCAGCCACATCAACCGCGCCGCCCGGCTGGAGCCGGTGACGGTGATCGGCCACGTCTATGCCACCCAGCAATTCGTCGCCGTCCTGACCGCCGAACAGAGCGCCATGCGCTCGGAGGCCCAGAACCGGGGCGAGGATTTCGCCGAGCGGTTCGCCTGCGAATATGTGGGCGTGCTGTCGCTGGCCAAGGATTTCGGCAAGCAAACGGTCTATCACCTGCGCCGCCGGGTGTCGTCCGAGGTCATGGCTTCCCCAGCGGTCGAGGAAGAGCCGCAGTCGCCCGAGCCCAATCTCCAGGCGTTGCTGTCCTCCGAATTGCTGGCAGTCATGCGCGCCATTCCGGCCGAGGACGAACCGGCTCCGGCAGAGGAAGGGCCTCCCGTCGTCGAGGACGAGCCGCCGGTCGCCGAGGACGAGCCGCTGGTCGTCGAGGACGAGCCGCTGGTCGTCGAGGACGAGCCGCCGGTCGCCGAGGACGAGCCGCTGGTCGTCGAGGACGAGCCGCCGGTCGCCGAGGACGAGCCGCTGGTCGTCGAGGACGAGCCGCCGGTTGTCGAGGACGAGCCGCTGGTCGTCGAGGACGAGCCGCCGGTCGCCGAGGACGAGCCGCCGGTTGTCGAGGACGAGCCGCCGGTTGTCGAGGACGAGCCGCCGGTCACCGAGGACGAGCCGCCGGTCGCCGAGGACGAGTCTCCCATCGTCGAGGAGGAGCCTTCCGTCGTCGAGGACGAACAGGATCACCTCGACGACCAGCCCTCGGTCCCATTTTCCGAAGGAACCCTGTCCGACGACGACATGGCCGCCATCCTGGACATGGCCGAGGTCGCGGAGCTGGGCGAGGACGAGGAGCCCGCGCCCGCCGCCCCGGCCGATCTGGGCGAACTGGGGTCGACCATCCTGTCCGACGACGACATGGCCGTCCTTCTGGACGACGCGTCGGCGCTGGTTCAGGAAGGCACCCTGTCCGACGACGACCTTGCCGCCATCTTGTCCATGGGCGAAGTCGCCGACCTGGGGGATGACGAGGAGCCGGCTCCGTGCGCCCCCGCCCAACTGGGAGACCTCGGCTCCACCATCTTGTCCGACGCCGATATCGCGGCGCTGCTGGAAGAGGCCGGACCCGACGAGGAGGAGAGTGCCGTCGAGCCTCCGGCCGGAGAGGAAGCGGAAGGCACCCTGTCCGACGAGGATCTGGCCGGGATTCTCGCCATGGGCGACCCGGAAGACCAGGTGGAGGAGGATCTGCATCCCCCGGGTGCCGAGTTGACCTCCACAATCCTGTCCGACGCCGACCTGACGGCATTGCTGGCCGAGGCGACCGAGGAAGAAGAATTCGACGCGCAACTGGTGGCTGACGAGACGGTGCCCAAGCCCGATTTCTCGTTTCATGCCGCCATGAGTGACGACGATATCGCCGCTCTGCTTGAGGAAAGCGAAGAGGGCGAGGGGGAAGAGGGGGCGCCGTCCGCCGCCGACCTGCCGGCGCTCGGCTCGGCCATGGGCTTTTCCGACGATGATCTGGCGGCGCTGTCGGAGCAGGCGGTACCGTGTGCTCCCGACGGGCCACCGCCCTCGCTGTTCGACCTGGGCGGCGCCATGAGCGACGACGAGATCGCCGCCCTGCTCGAGGAAAACAACGAAGAGCCGCTGCCCGAGGAAGACCTGCCCGAGATCGGTGCCGGGGCCGGTTTCTCGGAAGACGACATGCGGGCCTTGCTGGCCGAGGCGGAAGAGGCTCCGGCGGAGTCCTCCGACGCGGAACTGGCCGAGGTCGCCGCCGCCGTGGAAGCCGCCATGGCCAAGCTGGAGGCTGAGGATGGCGATGATATCGCCCTGGCGCCGCCCCGGCCCAAGCCGGCGCCGACGCTTCGGCCCTTCACCGGCAAGGTGGAAATCTCACTGGCCCCGCCCAAGAGGGAAGGCTGA
- the parE gene encoding DNA topoisomerase IV subunit B: MSDLFQQLAPKATEYSAKDIEVLEGLEPVRRRPGMYIGGTDDRALHHLVAEVLDNAMDEAVAGHAGWIELELAVDGTCTVRDNGRGIPVDPHPKYPDKSALEVILTTLHSGGKFGGDAYKVSGGLHGVGVSVVNALSDALTVEVARDRVLWSQRFSRGLPLGPLEKVGPVQNRRGTTVIFHPDAQIFGERAQLRPGPLYRMARSKAYLFRGVQIRWKCDPLLIKDGDEIPAEDTLHFPGGLTDFLKAVLKERPLVTKDMFQGTAPLADDMGQVEWALAWPDDDEEGFVNTYCNTVPTPEGGTHEAGFRNLLTKGLRSYGEMAGNKKAGQITAEDVMVGACVMVSLFIRDPQFQGQTKEKLASPEATRLVENAVKDHFDHWLSGDKASAGALLTRLIEKAEDRARRRQAKEMNRKTPTKRLRLPGKLADCSRSVNVGTELFLVEGDSAGGSAKSGRNRETQAILPLRGKILNVASASTDKLRQNQELKDLMEALGCGARDNYDDEKLRYEKIIIMTDADVDGAHIASLLMTFFYQEMPELIRNGHLYLALPPLYRLAHGQIVAYGRDDAHKEELLKTLFANKKNVEISRFKGLGEMPPAQLKETTMDPSRRTLLRVTIPSGRTEEDHEEAKDVARLVESLMGRKPELRFAFIQERARFATDLDV; the protein is encoded by the coding sequence ATGTCCGACCTGTTCCAGCAACTCGCCCCCAAGGCGACCGAATACTCCGCCAAGGACATCGAGGTCCTTGAGGGGTTAGAGCCCGTCCGCCGCCGTCCTGGCATGTATATCGGCGGCACGGACGACCGTGCGCTCCACCATCTGGTGGCCGAAGTGCTCGACAACGCCATGGACGAGGCGGTGGCGGGCCATGCCGGCTGGATCGAGCTGGAACTGGCCGTCGACGGCACCTGCACCGTCAGGGACAACGGCCGCGGCATTCCCGTCGACCCCCACCCCAAATACCCGGACAAGAGCGCGCTGGAGGTGATCCTCACCACGCTGCACTCGGGCGGCAAGTTCGGCGGCGACGCCTACAAGGTGTCGGGCGGCCTGCACGGCGTCGGCGTCTCGGTGGTCAACGCCCTGTCCGACGCGCTGACCGTCGAGGTGGCTCGCGACCGGGTGCTGTGGAGCCAGCGCTTCTCCCGCGGGCTGCCGCTGGGGCCGCTGGAAAAGGTGGGGCCGGTGCAGAACCGGCGCGGCACCACCGTCATCTTCCATCCCGACGCCCAGATCTTCGGCGAGCGCGCCCAGTTGCGCCCCGGCCCGCTCTACCGCATGGCGCGGTCCAAGGCCTATCTGTTCCGGGGCGTGCAGATCCGCTGGAAATGCGATCCGCTGCTGATCAAGGACGGCGACGAGATTCCGGCCGAGGACACGCTGCACTTTCCCGGCGGCCTCACCGACTTCCTCAAGGCGGTACTCAAGGAGCGGCCGCTGGTCACCAAGGACATGTTCCAAGGCACCGCCCCGCTTGCCGACGACATGGGACAGGTGGAATGGGCGCTGGCCTGGCCCGACGATGACGAAGAAGGCTTCGTCAACACCTATTGCAACACCGTGCCCACCCCCGAGGGCGGCACCCACGAGGCCGGCTTCCGGAATCTGCTGACCAAGGGCCTGCGCTCCTATGGCGAGATGGCCGGCAACAAGAAGGCCGGGCAGATCACCGCCGAGGACGTGATGGTCGGCGCCTGCGTCATGGTCAGCCTGTTCATCCGCGACCCGCAGTTCCAGGGCCAGACCAAGGAAAAGCTGGCCAGCCCCGAGGCCACCCGTCTGGTGGAAAACGCGGTCAAGGACCACTTCGACCACTGGCTGTCGGGCGACAAGGCCTCGGCCGGCGCCCTGCTCACCCGCCTGATCGAGAAGGCCGAGGACCGGGCACGCCGCCGTCAGGCCAAGGAAATGAACCGCAAGACGCCCACCAAGCGTCTGCGCCTGCCCGGCAAGCTGGCCGACTGCTCGCGCTCGGTCAATGTGGGCACCGAACTGTTCCTGGTGGAGGGCGATTCGGCGGGCGGTTCCGCCAAGTCCGGCCGCAACCGCGAGACCCAGGCCATTTTGCCGCTGCGCGGCAAGATCCTCAACGTCGCCTCGGCGTCGACCGACAAGCTGCGCCAGAACCAGGAGCTGAAGGACCTGATGGAGGCCCTGGGCTGCGGCGCGCGCGACAATTACGACGACGAGAAGCTGCGCTACGAGAAGATCATCATCATGACCGACGCCGACGTGGACGGCGCCCACATCGCGTCGCTGCTGATGACCTTCTTCTACCAGGAAATGCCCGAGCTGATCCGCAACGGGCACCTGTACCTCGCGCTGCCGCCGCTGTACCGCTTGGCCCATGGCCAGATCGTCGCCTACGGCCGCGACGACGCCCACAAGGAAGAGCTGCTGAAGACCCTGTTCGCCAACAAGAAGAACGTGGAGATCAGCCGCTTCAAGGGCCTGGGCGAAATGCCCCCCGCCCAGCTCAAGGAAACCACCATGGACCCTAGCCGGCGCACCCTGCTGCGGGTCACCATCCCCTCGGGCCGCACCGAGGAGGATCATGAAGAGGCCAAGGATGTGGCCCGCCTGGTGGAAAGCCTGATGGGCCGCAAGCCCGAACTGCGCTTCGCCTTCATTCAGGAACGGGCCAGGTTCGCCACCGACCTGGATGTCTGA
- a CDS encoding Crp/Fnr family transcriptional regulator: MAQPTQDWTRTVPDLAGLDQPTRDRLRALCRPASLPAGTRVFGEGSPCQAYLILLSGEVRVQKVAESGREIVLYRVAAGETCIVTTACLMSGVDYDAEGIAESDVTAQILPASAFRELLGRSEAFRDFVFRAYGSRISSLLMLIDEVAFGRMDRRLAACLLARAKGSGSVTATHQDLAVELGSAREVISRLLKDFERRGWVALSRGSLTLTNPAALAEN; this comes from the coding sequence GTGGCACAGCCCACGCAGGACTGGACCCGCACCGTCCCCGATCTGGCCGGGCTGGACCAGCCGACCCGCGACCGGCTGCGGGCGCTCTGCCGCCCGGCCAGCCTTCCCGCCGGCACCCGGGTGTTCGGCGAGGGCAGCCCGTGTCAGGCCTACCTGATCCTGCTGTCAGGCGAGGTCCGGGTGCAGAAGGTGGCGGAATCGGGCCGCGAGATCGTCCTTTACCGCGTCGCGGCGGGCGAGACCTGCATCGTGACCACCGCCTGCCTGATGAGCGGGGTGGATTACGATGCCGAGGGCATCGCCGAAAGCGACGTCACCGCCCAGATCCTGCCGGCCTCGGCCTTCCGCGAGTTGCTGGGGCGTTCGGAAGCCTTCCGCGACTTCGTCTTCCGCGCCTACGGCTCGCGCATTTCCAGCCTGCTGATGCTGATCGACGAGGTGGCGTTCGGCCGCATGGACCGCCGGCTTGCCGCCTGCCTGCTGGCGCGGGCCAAGGGCAGCGGTTCGGTCACCGCCACCCACCAGGATCTTGCCGTGGAACTGGGCAGCGCCCGCGAGGTGATCAGCCGCCTGCTCAAGGATTTCGAGCGACGAGGCTGGGTCGCCCTGTCGCGGGGCAGCCTGACCCTGACCAATCCTGCGGCGCTGGCCGAGAACTAA
- a CDS encoding ATP-binding protein: MDGREIKVSTRPGPLGNGPSTGVGRGGGRHMHGPGPGFAGPPENRPGFGGPPDGRPGFGGPGSGGGGGGRVIGPALRVSVHLNDGSWLNVLAPLDLGDPLWRPRFVAPLVIALVLVTLFSLMAVRRATRPFATFAQAAERLGVDVSAPPLPETGPREVRQAAQAFNIMQGRITRFVQDRTQMLAAISHDLKTPITRLRLRAEFMDDDDQRAKMLSDLEEMEAMIASTLAFARDDAASEPRLRLDLAAMLQGMVEDLDDLGARCSYEGPQSLVLEARPAALKRALSNVIDNAIKYGGSAAVALETSGREARITIDDQGPGIPAEAHERVFAPFVRLEASRSRDTGGTGLGLAVARAAIRAHGGDIALADRPGGGLRVTVTLPGMGR, encoded by the coding sequence TTGGACGGGCGCGAGATCAAGGTTTCCACCCGTCCCGGCCCCTTGGGCAACGGCCCCAGCACCGGCGTGGGGCGTGGTGGCGGGCGGCATATGCATGGCCCCGGCCCCGGCTTCGCCGGGCCACCCGAAAATCGCCCCGGCTTTGGCGGGCCGCCCGACGGCCGACCCGGCTTTGGGGGACCCGGCAGCGGCGGCGGCGGCGGCGGCAGGGTGATCGGCCCGGCGCTGCGCGTCTCGGTGCATCTCAACGACGGGTCCTGGCTGAACGTGCTGGCGCCCCTGGACCTGGGCGATCCCCTGTGGCGGCCGCGCTTCGTGGCGCCGCTGGTCATCGCCCTGGTACTGGTCACCCTGTTCTCCCTGATGGCGGTGCGCCGCGCCACCCGCCCCTTCGCCACCTTCGCCCAGGCGGCCGAGCGGCTGGGGGTGGATGTCTCGGCCCCGCCATTGCCCGAGACCGGCCCGCGCGAGGTGCGCCAGGCGGCCCAGGCCTTCAACATCATGCAAGGCCGCATCACCCGCTTCGTCCAGGACCGCACCCAGATGCTGGCGGCCATCAGCCATGATCTGAAGACCCCCATCACCCGGCTGCGCCTGCGCGCCGAGTTCATGGACGACGACGACCAGCGGGCCAAGATGCTATCGGACCTGGAAGAGATGGAGGCGATGATCGCCTCGACCCTGGCCTTCGCCCGCGATGACGCCGCCAGCGAACCCCGCCTGCGCCTTGATCTGGCCGCCATGCTCCAGGGCATGGTCGAGGATCTGGACGATCTCGGCGCCCGCTGTAGCTACGAGGGACCGCAATCCCTGGTGCTGGAGGCTCGCCCCGCCGCCCTGAAGCGAGCCCTGTCCAATGTCATCGACAACGCCATCAAGTATGGCGGCTCGGCGGCGGTGGCCCTGGAAACCAGTGGCCGTGAGGCGAGGATCACCATCGACGACCAGGGGCCGGGCATCCCGGCGGAGGCGCACGAACGGGTCTTCGCCCCCTTCGTGCGGCTGGAAGCCTCGCGCTCACGCGATACCGGCGGCACCGGGCTGGGGCTGGCCGTGGCGCGGGCTGCCATCCGCGCCCATGGCGGCGACATTGCCCTGGCCGACCGGCCGGGCGGCGGATTACGGGTGACGGTCACCCTGCCGGGTATGGGGCGGTAG